The following coding sequences lie in one Arachis stenosperma cultivar V10309 chromosome 5, arast.V10309.gnm1.PFL2, whole genome shotgun sequence genomic window:
- the LOC130980391 gene encoding uncharacterized protein LOC130980391 has product MAVVVAEILFIADGEFAVGMEFSSREAVIKAIKEYTIRRSVDYRVYESESLTFYAKCTQYESVCDWHMRVSMISRKYCWVIRRYNGSHTCTRATIFQDHSKLDSNTIAEAIKPLVEADPALKVKLVLAEVQSKFNYTVSYRKAWLAKQKAVKKIFGSWKASYEALPIWFEAMCHKEPSAVVHFETMPAYQGDDLVTDIRVLHRVFWSYYLCIRAFRHCKPVVQVDGIHLYGKYKGCLLVAVSQDGNNNIVPIAFAIVEGETSDAWYFFLSNIRQHVVTRDGMGLISDRHESINAAVERSNGA; this is encoded by the coding sequence ATGGCTGTCGTTGTGGCAGAAATTCTTTTTATCGCAGATGGTGAATTTGCCGTTGGGATGGAATTCAGTTCCAGGGAAGCTGTTATTAAGGCGATAAAAGAGTATACCATACGAAGAAGCGTAGACTACCGGGTGTATGAGTCTGAGTCGTTGACATTTTATGCTAAGTGTACACAGTATGAGTCAGTGTGTGATTGGCATATGCGGGTTAGCATGATCAGCCGGAAGTACTGTTGGGTTATAAGGAGGTATAATGGTAGTCACACATGTACCAGAGCAACAATTTTTCAGGATCATTCAAAGTTGGATTCGAATACAATTGCAGAAGCAATAAAGCCGTTGGTTGAGGCTGACCCCGCCTTAAAGGTAAAATTGGTTTTAGCAGAGGTGCAATCGAAGTTCAACTACACCGTTAGTTATCGAAAAGCATGGTTGGCTAAGCAAAAGGcagtgaaaaaaatatttggaagCTGGAAAGCATCGTACGAAGCCTTGCCTATATGGTTTGAGGCCATGTGTCATAAGGAGCCATCAGCTGTTGTTCATTTTGAGACTATGCCAGCATATCAAGGTGATGACTTGGTGACTGATATTCGGGTATTGCATCGGGTCTTTTGGAGTTATTACCTCTGCATTAGAGCATTCAGACATTGTAAGCCAGTTGTCCAGGTGGATGGGATACACTTGTACGGAAAGTACAAGGGTTGTCTACTAGTGGCAGTTTCACAAGATGGCAACAACAATATCGTCCCAATTGCGTTTGCTATTGTGGAGGGAGAGACTTCTGATGCATGGTACTTTTTCCTTAGTAACATTCGTCAGCATGTTGTAACTCGGGATGGTATGGGACTGATATCCGACCGTCATGAATCCATAAATGCCGCTGTGGAAAGGAGTAACGGTGCTTGA